From the genome of Elusimicrobiota bacterium, one region includes:
- the terL gene encoding phage terminase large subunit, translated as MKDHEQRLEDLYFFAKEVLGYTQLTELHLSWFDILLREQYVLLLAPVGHLKTSSCTIAYPLFRLTENHNLRILLVNEVLDNAKGFLREIKGHLTQSARFREQYGHWDLTADTWTEERIQIPRTEIRKEPSIAVASVLGTVVSQHPDLVIVDDPCSNRNTQTPNQRQKVITWFQKDLLPRLDDGGQIIVVMTRWHTDDIAGFLKSEPGFANWKIIDLAAEWLDESGKQHILLPEKFSNKKLAQLKAQLGTSSYNCLYLNDPSGQEGSDFKAAWLDSGRYDRVPEGIPVFVGIDLAISRREGSSRFAYCVIGKDKAGNVYVIDAYRDRIPFNEQLKAAKRVFHQHHPCLMAVESNGYQAAFAESLRTDEETKHMPLKTINASDDKHARLRGLTPLFENGAIRLPKPNGMAWLTQLEEELLHFPHGSEDMLDALWLAIQALETQRVVPRIYYVGDSRRHDEYI; from the coding sequence ATGAAAGACCACGAACAACGGCTTGAAGACCTGTATTTCTTCGCAAAAGAGGTGCTTGGCTACACCCAATTGACCGAATTGCATCTGTCGTGGTTTGATATTTTGCTCCGCGAGCAGTACGTTCTGCTGCTGGCTCCGGTCGGCCATCTTAAAACCAGTTCCTGCACCATAGCCTACCCATTGTTCCGGCTGACAGAGAACCACAACCTGCGGATTCTACTGGTCAACGAAGTATTGGACAACGCCAAAGGCTTCCTGCGTGAGATTAAAGGGCACCTGACCCAAAGCGCGCGATTCCGCGAGCAATACGGCCACTGGGACCTGACAGCCGATACATGGACCGAGGAACGCATCCAGATCCCGCGCACTGAAATACGCAAAGAGCCGTCCATAGCGGTGGCCTCGGTGTTAGGAACTGTTGTCAGCCAGCATCCAGACCTGGTTATTGTGGATGATCCTTGCAGCAACAGAAACACACAAACGCCGAACCAGCGGCAGAAAGTAATTACCTGGTTCCAGAAGGACCTGTTACCCCGGCTGGATGACGGCGGCCAGATAATCGTGGTCATGACCCGCTGGCATACTGACGACATCGCCGGATTCCTGAAATCCGAGCCCGGATTCGCCAACTGGAAGATTATAGATCTGGCGGCGGAATGGCTGGACGAGTCCGGCAAACAGCACATTCTGCTCCCTGAGAAATTCAGCAATAAAAAACTCGCCCAACTTAAAGCACAACTGGGCACGAGCTCCTACAATTGCCTGTATCTCAATGATCCATCCGGCCAGGAGGGCTCTGACTTTAAGGCGGCGTGGCTTGATTCCGGCAGGTATGACCGCGTGCCGGAGGGAATTCCGGTGTTCGTAGGCATCGACCTGGCTATCTCCAGGCGGGAGGGCAGTTCACGATTTGCTTATTGCGTCATCGGCAAGGACAAAGCCGGGAATGTATACGTCATTGACGCCTACCGTGACAGGATTCCGTTTAATGAGCAACTCAAAGCGGCTAAACGGGTATTTCACCAGCACCACCCATGTCTGATGGCGGTTGAATCCAATGGCTATCAGGCGGCCTTTGCCGAGTCGCTGCGTACGGACGAAGAGACCAAGCATATGCCGCTTAAGACTATAAACGCGTCCGATGATAAGCATGCCAGGTTACGCGGCTTAACCCCGCTTTTTGAGAACGGCGCTATACGCCTGCCAAAACCGAACGGCATGGCCTGGCTAACGCAACTTGAAGAAGAACTGCTCCACTTCCCCCACGGCTCTGAGGATATGCTGGACGCGTTATGGCTGGCCATTCAGGCACTTGAGACGCAGCGCGTAGTGCCGCGAATATATTATGTGGGGGATTCCAGGCGGCATGATGAATACATCTAA
- a CDS encoding phage portal protein, whose translation MGIRERLVKALFGGVIRAEVEKSSKQIISYVTGLPSSTEGILPDIDFEIFNMMYEQTSWVRAVVGVICKAVTARGYSLSPAKANADSNNAELLQEFFANCNPNDTLLEILDDIARDVYVFGNAFLEVVYGADGKPRELWNLDATTMRVIADEHGTITGYIQVPRSQPGKVEFTPREVIHFKLGTKGATLYGLSPLASLILPVTVDKYAQIYNRAFFLNGAKIRGAFIMKDATPEQVERNREYMEARVKNPDMAHSDLVMEGDIEFKQISTTQKDMEFLELREFTRNEILAVYGVPPSKVSIIETGNIGAGSGDQQTATFYDETISPFQMRLAEKLTKHVIRQGFGINDWSFQFNKRAIDEKDQAEIFNIYLQNSVFSPDEVRRIVAPRMPEMQKSLNPRETIANATRAIVSLENKFVEAVRAMFRKIGDAVKAKLPGIKREGDLEILLQLVDKDGIARTIERFSLEAARKGLALAAQRDGLESVDDLSPGIQEKIKSEAAALAGDLAGGMAARLREELSAGITANETIPQLMRRIENWVGSQSITVKPVTDAEGNIIRGTSTRVIGKDVLAEVIARTEANRAYNAGNLDALKQAGVEKVQWLLAGDACLECADAAETAPGEKLGKIMALDEAADVLPAHPNCRCTFVSVLEEK comes from the coding sequence ATGGGCATAAGGGAAAGACTTGTGAAGGCTTTGTTCGGCGGCGTGATACGCGCCGAGGTTGAAAAATCGTCAAAGCAGATAATTTCTTATGTGACCGGCTTGCCGTCGTCGACCGAGGGCATCCTGCCGGATATAGACTTCGAAATTTTCAACATGATGTATGAGCAAACCTCCTGGGTCCGCGCTGTGGTCGGCGTCATCTGCAAGGCGGTCACCGCCCGGGGGTATTCGCTGTCGCCGGCAAAGGCCAATGCCGACTCCAATAACGCCGAACTTCTGCAGGAGTTCTTCGCCAACTGCAATCCCAACGACACCCTCCTGGAAATACTGGACGATATCGCCCGTGACGTGTATGTGTTCGGCAACGCGTTTCTTGAGGTGGTCTACGGTGCGGACGGCAAGCCCAGAGAGTTATGGAATCTTGACGCGACCACTATGCGGGTTATAGCGGATGAACACGGCACCATTACTGGTTATATCCAAGTCCCCAGGAGCCAGCCGGGAAAGGTCGAATTTACACCCAGGGAAGTTATTCACTTCAAACTGGGAACCAAGGGGGCTACCCTCTACGGCCTTTCCCCGCTGGCTTCATTGATCCTGCCGGTGACGGTTGATAAATACGCGCAGATATACAATCGGGCGTTCTTCCTGAACGGCGCGAAAATCCGGGGCGCGTTCATAATGAAGGATGCTACTCCGGAGCAGGTGGAACGTAATCGCGAATATATGGAAGCCCGAGTAAAGAATCCGGATATGGCGCATTCGGATTTGGTGATGGAGGGCGACATCGAGTTCAAGCAGATAAGCACGACACAGAAGGACATGGAGTTTCTGGAACTCCGTGAGTTCACCAGAAACGAGATACTGGCGGTCTACGGTGTGCCGCCGAGCAAGGTATCCATCATCGAGACCGGCAACATCGGTGCTGGCAGCGGTGACCAACAGACAGCCACGTTTTATGATGAAACTATTTCACCCTTCCAGATGCGGCTGGCTGAGAAGCTGACAAAGCATGTCATCCGGCAGGGATTCGGCATCAACGACTGGTCGTTCCAGTTCAATAAGCGTGCCATAGACGAGAAAGACCAGGCCGAGATTTTCAATATCTACCTGCAAAACAGTGTGTTCAGCCCGGATGAAGTGCGCCGGATAGTAGCGCCCAGGATGCCGGAGATGCAGAAATCGCTGAATCCCCGTGAGACCATAGCCAACGCCACGCGGGCCATCGTATCGCTTGAGAACAAGTTTGTTGAGGCTGTAAGGGCAATGTTCCGCAAGATCGGCGACGCGGTCAAAGCAAAACTGCCGGGCATCAAGCGCGAAGGTGATTTAGAGATACTGCTCCAGCTGGTTGATAAGGACGGCATCGCCAGAACCATAGAGAGGTTCTCTTTGGAGGCCGCGCGAAAGGGGCTTGCCTTAGCGGCACAGAGAGACGGGCTTGAAAGCGTAGATGACCTAAGCCCCGGTATACAGGAGAAAATCAAAAGCGAGGCAGCCGCGTTGGCAGGTGATTTAGCGGGTGGGATGGCCGCCCGCCTCCGTGAAGAACTATCGGCAGGAATTACGGCCAATGAAACCATCCCACAGCTTATGCGGCGCATTGAGAACTGGGTCGGCAGCCAGTCCATTACAGTCAAGCCGGTCACAGATGCCGAAGGGAATATCATACGGGGGACGAGCACCCGTGTAATCGGCAAGGACGTTCTGGCTGAGGTAATAGCCCGCACAGAGGCAAACCGCGCATATAATGCAGGCAATCTGGACGCGCTTAAGCAGGCCGGAGTTGAAAAAGTCCAATGGCTGCTCGCGGGCGACGCGTGTCTTGAGTGCGCAGATGCGGCCGAGACGGCGCCCGGTGAGAAGCTTGGCAAGATCATGGCATTGGACGAGGCAGCCGACGTATTGCCTGCGCATCCAAATTGCAGATGCACCTTTGTTTCGGTGCTCGAGGAGAAATAA
- a CDS encoding DNA adenine methylase has translation MEIVKIDFADYGELFRSDPAKLPDQELLSMDFILHRAWAMLLGGHKIFDSTTNWDAQDILALHIVVQLEMTRRGFQHTIQDALQEQTLAMIAEDAAEADYANDAEKGVRQAFGSYGGKRYLAHRIASYIPHHRTYVEPFAGGAAVLYAKDPSPQEALNDRDAEIAFMHKFIRDHSPEDSNTLAKREWKILRETHERLKAMKPETDRDRFYKSFYLTRSSYGKMRGGSFNPANEGVKIDFPNTVDRAQERLRNVAVTNKDYLQVLKDYDSPETFFYMDPPYPGKFNLFDFGFKEEDFLKAVKGLKAKWIISYPSERAKVFKGYNVYIVKRRNQMRGPGGNQEWVTEMMASNFPLKPLNLYIEKDLTPEPEGMEDKAPSFLPQLEDAPDVEKVHGAFKSPGGKYRLYKKILALIPEHKTFVEAFCGGAQVFFHKKRSDAEIINDVNSDLIFSYRFIKSMTPEDLDWLKKQDWVIHRTWARKLFESQPKTPRERFYRFAYLNKATYWGRSDTWEGVRTGRNGEGYHIKLPLKLPDIQERLKNVTLRSWDWQDILKEYDGDNTFFYLDPPYPIHWPKEGGDHGGKFFKEEDLIPALKSIKGKFILSYELEKLGLFKGFKTYRVKTLWTGMHQLGVRHKYELLVSNFPLKPLNLYLEKSHEADIEQADVSNKTA, from the coding sequence ATGGAAATAGTAAAAATTGACTTTGCGGATTACGGCGAGTTGTTCCGCTCGGACCCGGCCAAGCTGCCGGACCAAGAACTTTTATCTATGGACTTCATCCTGCACAGGGCGTGGGCCATGCTGCTGGGCGGGCACAAGATATTTGACTCGACTACAAACTGGGACGCGCAGGATATCCTGGCATTGCATATCGTAGTCCAGCTGGAGATGACCCGCCGTGGCTTCCAGCATACCATTCAAGACGCGTTGCAGGAGCAGACCCTAGCTATGATTGCGGAGGATGCCGCAGAGGCGGACTATGCTAACGACGCAGAGAAGGGCGTACGCCAGGCATTCGGCTCTTACGGCGGCAAGCGCTATCTGGCGCACCGGATAGCTTCATATATCCCGCACCACCGCACCTATGTCGAGCCATTCGCAGGCGGGGCGGCGGTGCTCTACGCCAAGGACCCATCACCACAGGAAGCATTAAACGACCGCGACGCGGAGATTGCATTCATGCACAAATTTATCCGGGACCACAGCCCGGAGGATAGTAACACGCTGGCAAAACGCGAATGGAAAATCCTCAGGGAGACCCACGAACGTCTTAAAGCTATGAAGCCGGAAACCGACCGCGACCGCTTCTATAAATCATTCTATCTGACCCGGTCATCCTATGGCAAAATGCGAGGCGGCTCATTTAACCCCGCCAACGAAGGCGTAAAAATAGACTTCCCGAATACCGTGGATCGCGCACAAGAGCGGCTGCGCAACGTGGCGGTCACCAATAAAGACTATTTGCAGGTGCTTAAGGACTATGACAGCCCGGAGACGTTTTTCTACATGGACCCGCCATATCCCGGCAAATTCAACCTCTTTGACTTTGGCTTCAAGGAAGAGGATTTTCTGAAAGCCGTTAAGGGCCTTAAGGCGAAGTGGATAATCTCCTATCCATCCGAACGAGCCAAAGTGTTCAAGGGCTACAACGTTTACATAGTTAAACGCAGGAACCAGATGCGGGGCCCGGGCGGCAACCAGGAGTGGGTCACGGAGATGATGGCTTCCAATTTCCCGTTGAAGCCGCTTAACCTCTACATCGAGAAGGACCTAACACCCGAGCCGGAAGGCATGGAGGACAAGGCACCGTCATTTCTACCGCAGCTTGAGGACGCGCCTGATGTAGAGAAAGTGCATGGCGCTTTCAAAAGCCCAGGCGGCAAATACCGGCTTTACAAGAAAATCCTGGCGCTTATCCCGGAACACAAAACATTTGTTGAGGCATTCTGCGGCGGCGCGCAGGTGTTCTTCCATAAGAAGCGGTCTGACGCTGAAATAATCAACGACGTTAATTCCGACCTTATATTCTCATATCGGTTCATCAAGAGCATGACGCCGGAAGATTTAGACTGGTTAAAAAAGCAGGACTGGGTCATACACAGAACCTGGGCCCGGAAGCTGTTTGAGAGCCAGCCCAAAACGCCGAGGGAACGGTTTTACCGTTTCGCCTATCTGAACAAGGCGACCTACTGGGGCAGGTCTGACACATGGGAAGGCGTTAGAACGGGCAGAAACGGAGAGGGCTATCACATCAAACTGCCGCTTAAGTTGCCCGACATACAGGAGAGGCTTAAGAACGTAACACTGCGGTCCTGGGATTGGCAGGATATTCTCAAAGAGTACGATGGCGACAATACGTTTTTCTACCTTGACCCGCCCTATCCCATTCATTGGCCCAAGGAGGGGGGAGACCACGGCGGTAAATTCTTCAAAGAGGAAGATTTAATCCCGGCGCTCAAAAGCATTAAAGGGAAATTCATCCTGAGTTACGAACTGGAAAAACTGGGGCTATTCAAAGGCTTCAAAACTTATCGCGTAAAAACCTTGTGGACCGGCATGCACCAATTGGGAGTGCGTCATAAATACGAACTCCTTGTTTCAAACTTCCCGCTCAAGCCGCTGAATCTCTACTTGGAGAAATCACATGAGGCCGATATAGAGCAGGCCGATGTCAGCAATAAGACGGCATAA